TGGCGCGTAGCCGATGCTAACGCCGCGACGGGCCGGCCTACGAGTGGCTGGTGGTGGCAAGTGCGGCAGCCACACGTGACGCCTCACGCCGACCCTGCTCTCGGGCGGCGGCGACAAGCGCGGGCACGACGGACCTGTCCATCACGTTCCTTCCCTGCGCTCGTCTGGACGCTGGATCCCGCAGGAGCAGCTCCACCCGGCGGGTTTCGCCCAGTGCGGCCCGCTGCTTGGCGATGCGCGCCCACGGCCCGATGGCGGCGGTGCTGGGCGCGAGGGCGACCACCGGGCCGACCCCGGGAGCGAGGTCGAGGTTGAGAGTCGAGCGCATGCCCCCGTCCATGTACCGGTGTCCGTCGATCATCACCGGCGCGCTGGAGAGCGGCATGGCACAGCTTGCGGCGACGGTGTCCACGAGGGAGACACCGTCGTGCCGGGTGATGGTGCGGCTGCTGCCCGACTCCGCGTCGACGACGACGATGCGCAGGTCCGCGTCCTTCCAGGTGTGATCCGGCAGGCGGGCTTCGGCTGTCCGGTGTTGCCGCGACGGGTCGGGGGTGGGCGTGGCGAGGGCGAGGCGACCGAGGCGGCGAGCGGCCTGCTCGGGGGTCCGGGCGAACAGTTGCGCTCGGGCGAGGCGCAGGAGGTCGAGGAGGCCCAGTGCGGTGGAGGTCTCGTGGGCCGCGCCTTGGCGTTGACGTTCGTAGAGCTCGGCCAGCGGTGTTCCGCTGGCGATCTGTGCTCCCACGACGGCGCCGGAACTCGTGCCGATGAGCACTGCCTCCGGGGTCACTGTCACGCCCTCGTCCGCGAGTCCGGCGAGGACGCCCACCTCCCAGGCGATGCCGGTCACTCCGCCGCCACCGAGCACCCAGACGGGCCGCGCGTCGTCCGTCATCAGTTCCTCATTCAGGTCGGTCAAACCGCTAACAACGTTCGCAGTTCCAGGCTAACAAGGGTCCCGGAGGGCTGGCAACGATGATCAGGGCTCTCGTCGTCCGAAGATGATGCCGCCGAGCCTGCTCTCCGGTGAGGTGAGAGTCGTCTGCGACTCGACCCGGAATCCGCTGTCGTGCAGCCAGGCCGCCACCTGGGCCGGCTGCCGACGATGGACGTGCACCTTCATCGGGTGGCCGCCGTACCCCTCCGTCTTGAGGGTCGTCTCGTCGCCCACGTGAAAGCCGAGCAGCAGCGGACCACCGGGACGCACCACCCGCCGGAAGTGCGCGAACACCGCGCCGAGCTGGTCGTCGGGGATGTGGATGAGCGAGTACCAGGCGATCAGGCCGGCGACCGACCCGTCGGCCAGGTCGAGATCCGTCATCGAGCCCACCTCGAACCTCAGGCCGGGATGATCGCGGCGGGCCACGGCGATCATCCCGGGTGAGAGGTCGATCCCGAAGGCGTCGATGCCGAGCGTGTGCAGATGGGCGGTGATGCGCCCCGTCCCGCAGCCCACATCCGCGACCGGCCCGCCACCGACGCCATCCACGAGCTCGGCGAACAGCCTCAGCGCCGCCCGTTCGTGCGGTGCCTCCGCCAGCAGGCCGCTCACCAGGTGTGCGTAGCTGACCGCGACGGTGTCGTAGGAGGTGCGGGTGTCTGCCAACCAACCGTCAACGTCCACCTCGGAGACGCTAGATCAGAGGGAAAAGTCGCGACGCTTGAGCTTCGCCATCTGGCCGTCCGGGTGATGCCAGACGACACCCTCCCAGTCCGGGTGAGCCAGGAGCCATGCGCGCAGCCCGTCGTGGTCCAGCGGTGCCTTCTCCAACTCGTCGTCGTCGCCAGACGTGCAGAAGCCGTGGCGGATGAGCTGGTGGCTCGCGACCTGCTCCGGATTGCCGTTCACCTTTGGCCCGACCAGCTCGTAGGTCGCGCCGAGCTGTGGGCCGGCGAACCGATCCGCGTCGACGATCGCGTCCAGAGCCTCGGCGTGGAACGTGGCGAAGGACGACTGCTCGACCGGCTCCCAGCCGACGGTCTTGCCGGTCACCTCATCGGTCATGACCGGCTGGTACCCCGCTGGTGTGGCCCTGCCCGGCTTCACCTCGCGCCGGGCCCACCAGCGCTCGCCGTCGTACTTCCGGGTGGCGGTCAGTCGTTGGTCGCCGGCTCCGCACAGCATGAAGGAGCGGCGATATCGGCCGCCACGTCTTATCGTGACCTCGCGAACCGGGTCCGGAGCGGTCATGCTGCGACGGTGCCCGTCCGACGATCTGGAGGCGTCCGCCCATGACCTTCGTACCGATGACCGTCAGCCTGCCCATCGCCGATCGCGCCACCTCGTACCACTTCTATCGCGACGGTCTCGGCCTCGACCCCGTCGGCGAGCTGGCCGACGACGGCCTCCCGGAGCCGTTGCAGTTCGTGGTCAACGACGGTCTGCGGCTGATGCTGGTCCCGACCGGGGGCTTCGGATGGGTGATCGGCCGGCACGAGGTCGCCGCGCGGGGGCAGAGCGAGTGCGTGCTCAGCCTCGGCGTCGCCTCGTCCGCCGACGCGGACGCGATCGTCGAGCGGGCGCGCTCCGCCGGCGGCGAGGTGGTCACCGAGCCGCAAGCCCAACCCTGGGGGTACGCGGCTGTGTTCGCCGATCCCGACGGTCACCTGTGGATGGTGTCGGTCACCCCCGAGTGACGTTCCGCAGGATCAGAGTTCCATCGTCGGATACAGCCTGCCGGGAACGCCGGATC
This portion of the Micromonospora zamorensis genome encodes:
- a CDS encoding patatin-like phospholipase family protein, whose protein sequence is MTDDARPVWVLGGGGVTGIAWEVGVLAGLADEGVTVTPEAVLIGTSSGAVVGAQIASGTPLAELYERQRQGAAHETSTALGLLDLLRLARAQLFARTPEQAARRLGRLALATPTPDPSRQHRTAEARLPDHTWKDADLRIVVVDAESGSSRTITRHDGVSLVDTVAASCAMPLSSAPVMIDGHRYMDGGMRSTLNLDLAPGVGPVVALAPSTAAIGPWARIAKQRAALGETRRVELLLRDPASRRAQGRNVMDRSVVPALVAAAREQGRREASRVAAALATTSHS
- a CDS encoding class I SAM-dependent DNA methyltransferase: MDVDGWLADTRTSYDTVAVSYAHLVSGLLAEAPHERAALRLFAELVDGVGGGPVADVGCGTGRITAHLHTLGIDAFGIDLSPGMIAVARRDHPGLRFEVGSMTDLDLADGSVAGLIAWYSLIHIPDDQLGAVFAHFRRVVRPGGPLLLGFHVGDETTLKTEGYGGHPMKVHVHRRQPAQVAAWLHDSGFRVESQTTLTSPESRLGGIIFGRREP
- a CDS encoding DUF5565 family protein, with the translated sequence MTAPDPVREVTIRRGGRYRRSFMLCGAGDQRLTATRKYDGERWWARREVKPGRATPAGYQPVMTDEVTGKTVGWEPVEQSSFATFHAEALDAIVDADRFAGPQLGATYELVGPKVNGNPEQVASHQLIRHGFCTSGDDDELEKAPLDHDGLRAWLLAHPDWEGVVWHHPDGQMAKLKRRDFSL
- a CDS encoding VOC family protein, yielding MTFVPMTVSLPIADRATSYHFYRDGLGLDPVGELADDGLPEPLQFVVNDGLRLMLVPTGGFGWVIGRHEVAARGQSECVLSLGVASSADADAIVERARSAGGEVVTEPQAQPWGYAAVFADPDGHLWMVSVTPE